TAATGATTAAGCAATTCTGGATGGAGTAGTTCTACGTTCAAAATTGCTAATCTTTAAATTATTCAATTTTAAATCTTTAAATTATAAAAAATGCGAATTATACCAGCTATAGATATCATCGAAGGAAAATGTGTTCGTTTATCAAAAGGCGATTACAATACTAAAATCATATACAATGAAAACCCGCTAGAGGTTGCAAAATCATTCGAAGCACATGGAATAGAATATTTACATTTGGTTGATTTAGATGGAGCCAAATCGAGTAAAATTGTCAACTATAAAATATTAGAACAAATTGCAACTCAAACTAGTTTGAAAATTGATTTTGGTGGTGGATTGAAATCGGATGCCGATTTAAAAATTGCTTTCGAAAGTGGTGCTAACCAGATTACAGGAGGAAGTATCGCTGTAAAAAATAGAGCTATTTTCGAAAAATGGATTGCAGAGTATGGTGCGGATAAAATCATTCTTGGAGCAGATGCCAATAACGAAAAAGTAGCAGTTTCTGGTTGGTTAGAAGATTCTAATGAAGATTTGGTTCCATTCATTCAGGACTATCAAAATAAAGGGATTCAGTACGTTATATGTACGGATATTGCAAAAGATGGCATGCTAGAAGGTCCGAGTTTTGATCTGTATGCAAAAATTTTAGCAGAAGCCAAAGGAATAAAATTGATTGCGTCTGGTGGAATTTCTACCTTTGATGAATTACCTAAATTAGCCGAATTGGGTTGCGAAGGAACTATTATTGGGAAAGCGATTTATGAAGGTCGAATTAGTTTGAAACAATTGGAGAACTACGTTATAAGTAGTAAGTCATAAGGATTAAGTTGTAAGTATGGGAGAAGATATAATCAAGGTAAAGAGTTTTTCATTTGCGATTAGAATGGTCAACCTCTACAAGACTTTAGTTTCTAGAAATGAATATGTCATGAGCAAACAAGTTTTGCGCTCTGGTACTTCAATAGGTGCAAACATTCGCGAAGCTAAAAATGCGGAAAGTAGAGCTGATTTCATTCATAAAATGGGAATTTCTCAAAAAGAGGCAGACGAAACTTTATACTGGTTAGAACTTTTACAAGCAACAAAATACCTTTCACAAGAAGAATTTGAGAGTTTACATAACGATGGCGTTGAAGTTTTAAAACTGATAAAAAGCATTATCATCTCTGCTAAAAATAATCAGAAGAAAACTTAATACTTCATCCTTATTAATTAATACTTACTATACATGTTAACAAAAAGAATAATACCTTGTCTCGATATTAAAAATGGAAGAACCGTAAAAGGCGTCAATTTCGTTGACTTACGCGATGCCGGTGATCCAGTGGAATTAGCCAAAATCTATTCAGATGAAGGTGCTGATGAATTGGTTTTTCTTGATATTTCTGCAACTGAAGAACGAAGAAAAACATTGGTTGATTTAGTTCGCAAAGTAGCTTCGACTATTAATATTCCGTTTACTGTTGGTGGGGGAATTTCATCTGTTGAAGATGTTGAAATATTATTGCAAAATGGTGCTGATAAAGTATCTATTAATTCATCTGCGGTAAAAAATCCGCAACTAATCAATGATTTAGCACAAAGATTTGGAAGTCAGTGTGTTGTTGTTGCCATTGATGCAAAACAAATTGACGGGCAATGGATTGTACATTTAGTAGGTGGAAAAGTGCCTACTGAATTGAATTTATTTGATTGGGCTACCGAAGTTGCCGAGAGAGGTGCAGGAGAAATACTGTTTACCTCAATGGATAATGATGGAACTAAAAATGGATTTGCTAATGTAGCTTTGTCTAAATTATCTACCTTGGTTAATATTCCTATTATTGCATCAGGAGGCGCAGGAAACATACAGCATTTTGTGGACAGTTTTATAGAAGGAAAAGCAGATGCAGCATTGGCAGCAAGCGTTTTTCATTTTAAAGAAATTGAAATCCGAACTTTGAAGCAAGAACTTCAAAAACACAACATCGAAGTAAGATTATAAAAGAAAGAGAAAAGACGTCAGATTTGATAATCTTTTAATTTTTCAATCAATAAATAAAATAACATGAACATAGATTTTTCAAAAAGTGCACACGGATTAATTCCAGCCATTATACAAGACAGTGAAACTAAAGCCGTTTTAATGTTGGGTTACATGAATGAGGAAGCGTATCAAAAAACAATTGAAACTCAAAAAGTAACTTTTTTCAGTCGTTCAAAGCAGAGACTTTGGACAAAAGGAGAAGAAAGTGGTAACTTTTTAAATTTGGTTGATATAAAAAATGACTGTGATGGTGATACTTTACTAGTTCAAGCAAAACCTGTGGGACCTACCTGTCATACTGGTGCAGATACCTGCTGGCAAACCGAAAACAAAGCGGATTATGGATTTATTTCAAATTTAGAAGAAACGATTAAAACACGTCGTGAAAATGCTGATTCAGAGAAAAGCTATGTAGCTTCATTGTTCAAATTAGGAATGAACAAAATTGCTCAAAAAGTAGGTGAGGAAGCAATAGAAGTTGTTATAGAGGCAAAAGATGATAATGATGATTTGTTCTTGAGTGAAAGTGCTGATTTACTTTTTCACTATTTAATACTACTGCAAGCCAAAGGATTTCAACTCAATGATGTTGTTGAAGTATTGAAAAGTCGTCAAAAATAGAGCAGTTTTTCTTATTAATTTAAATATAATAAAACCCAATAATGAAGCGATTCATTATTGGGTTTTCTTTTTTCTTTTTTTTGATTATGCAATCCACTATATTTACTTTTATTTAAAAGAAATACCACATTACATATTATGAATTTTGAAAATACAATAGAAACTGAAGACTTAAATCATACTATTATAAAAACTGGTTTACATATCATATTAACTACTGACGAAGATGATTCGCGACCAGTATATATTTCAGGTAATTTTAATAATTGGCTTACCCAAGACAAAGAGTTTTTGATGGAGAAAATAGGTAATGGATTATATCATTATAAGTTTACTCATGATTATAATTATCCTGAAAAACTTCTATATAAATTTACAAAAGGAGATTGGAGTGAAGTAGAAATTGACCTAAGCGGAAATCGTACAGAAAATAGAGAGACTAATAAACATACTGGAATTCAGAACGAACATGTAATTAGATGGAGGAAAAACTGGCTTCCATTTAAACAAAATTATTTACCGCAAGTTGTTTTAATATCGGATGAATTTGAAATTCCTC
The Flavobacterium sp. WC2421 genome window above contains:
- the hisA gene encoding 1-(5-phosphoribosyl)-5-[(5-phosphoribosylamino)methylideneamino]imidazole-4-carboxamide isomerase; translation: MRIIPAIDIIEGKCVRLSKGDYNTKIIYNENPLEVAKSFEAHGIEYLHLVDLDGAKSSKIVNYKILEQIATQTSLKIDFGGGLKSDADLKIAFESGANQITGGSIAVKNRAIFEKWIAEYGADKIILGADANNEKVAVSGWLEDSNEDLVPFIQDYQNKGIQYVICTDIAKDGMLEGPSFDLYAKILAEAKGIKLIASGGISTFDELPKLAELGCEGTIIGKAIYEGRISLKQLENYVISSKS
- a CDS encoding four helix bundle protein, producing the protein MVNLYKTLVSRNEYVMSKQVLRSGTSIGANIREAKNAESRADFIHKMGISQKEADETLYWLELLQATKYLSQEEFESLHNDGVEVLKLIKSIIISAKNNQKKT
- the hisF gene encoding imidazole glycerol phosphate synthase subunit HisF, with amino-acid sequence MLTKRIIPCLDIKNGRTVKGVNFVDLRDAGDPVELAKIYSDEGADELVFLDISATEERRKTLVDLVRKVASTINIPFTVGGGISSVEDVEILLQNGADKVSINSSAVKNPQLINDLAQRFGSQCVVVAIDAKQIDGQWIVHLVGGKVPTELNLFDWATEVAERGAGEILFTSMDNDGTKNGFANVALSKLSTLVNIPIIASGGAGNIQHFVDSFIEGKADAALAASVFHFKEIEIRTLKQELQKHNIEVRL
- the hisIE gene encoding bifunctional phosphoribosyl-AMP cyclohydrolase/phosphoribosyl-ATP diphosphatase HisIE → MNIDFSKSAHGLIPAIIQDSETKAVLMLGYMNEEAYQKTIETQKVTFFSRSKQRLWTKGEESGNFLNLVDIKNDCDGDTLLVQAKPVGPTCHTGADTCWQTENKADYGFISNLEETIKTRRENADSEKSYVASLFKLGMNKIAQKVGEEAIEVVIEAKDDNDDLFLSESADLLFHYLILLQAKGFQLNDVVEVLKSRQK